A stretch of the Haloplanus aerogenes genome encodes the following:
- a CDS encoding universal stress protein has protein sequence MFDKLLFPTDGSDGAAAVFDHVLDVAEAHDATVHVLSVADTTRESVTQFRGQVVDALEQAGVRTVQEAAGRASDRGVPTVTEVMQGEPYRTIVDYANTYDIDLVIMPTHGRRGLDRFLLGSTTERVVRRSDVPVLTIRPDDDVTVRYPYRNVLVPTDGSDPADAALNIGIDVANTASAALHLVSVVNVTSLGVDVRTDIQTAALEENAEGILDAAAGRAREAGIAPAATAVEFGGSVSRTVRTYVTDHDIDLVILGTHGRTGFDRYVLGSVTEQLVRTAPVPVLTVRGAPDSQS, from the coding sequence ATGTTCGACAAACTCCTCTTTCCCACCGACGGGAGCGACGGCGCGGCCGCCGTCTTCGATCACGTCCTCGACGTGGCCGAGGCCCACGACGCGACGGTCCACGTCCTCAGCGTCGCGGACACGACCCGCGAGAGCGTCACGCAGTTCCGCGGGCAGGTCGTCGACGCCCTCGAACAGGCCGGCGTCCGGACCGTACAGGAGGCGGCCGGGCGCGCCAGCGACCGCGGCGTCCCGACCGTCACCGAGGTCATGCAGGGCGAACCGTACCGCACCATCGTCGACTACGCCAACACCTACGACATCGACCTCGTGATCATGCCGACCCACGGGCGGCGAGGACTGGACCGCTTCCTCCTCGGGAGCACGACCGAACGAGTCGTCCGGCGCTCGGACGTACCCGTCCTGACGATCCGTCCGGACGACGACGTGACCGTCCGGTATCCGTACCGGAACGTGTTGGTACCGACGGACGGGAGCGATCCGGCCGACGCGGCGCTGAACATCGGCATCGACGTGGCGAACACCGCGTCGGCCGCCCTCCACCTCGTCTCGGTCGTGAACGTGACGAGTCTGGGCGTCGACGTCCGCACCGATATCCAGACGGCGGCGCTGGAAGAGAACGCCGAAGGGATTCTCGACGCGGCCGCGGGTCGGGCGCGCGAGGCCGGGATCGCCCCCGCCGCCACCGCCGTCGAGTTCGGCGGGTCCGTCTCGCGAACCGTCCGAACGTACGTCACGGACCACGATATCGACCTCGTGATCCTGGGCACCCACGGCCGGACGGGATTCGACCGATACGTCCTCGGCAGCGTCACGGAACAACTCGTTCGAACGGCGCCGGTGCCGGTGCTGACGGTGCGAGGAGCCCCCGACTCACAGTCCTGA
- a CDS encoding globin-coupled sensor protein, with the protein MDDYGTVFGQGALNAQLSTDDLMRECGLDEREIEWRKNFISFDETDARRLSDLESVFRDHSEQIAEDFYDNLTAYDQTTNVIGRSEKGIEQLKRTQSAYLVTLASGDYGQDYFRNRARVGKLHDMLEMPMKQYIGQYGVYYDLLVPLLFDRLEDRLVDRVTDETAATDETAVEEAVESALDVSREELLAVLRIINLDMQVVADTYIHSYSQKLENALDERERLMAEVERDLAEPMGELRDSAEEVAERTTAIDDRTDEQVDAMSDVASEVSNMSATVEEIASTADEVASTSERAEALAADGREAATESIEVMERVSESSRDAATDVDDLEDRIDEIDEIVEVINDIADQTNLLALNASIEAARAGEAGDGFAVVADEVKGLAEESQRHASDIETMVTDIKAETAATVESLERTTDEIDQGMAQIEAAMTKLQEIVDAVRDASQGIREVSEATDDQAASTEEVASMIDQLVDQTERVSAEIEGVAAANEEQTARIRDIDETIRRLGNDETDRPSESDDAVNPGAASVNLQ; encoded by the coding sequence ATGGACGACTACGGGACCGTATTCGGTCAGGGTGCGCTGAACGCCCAGCTCTCCACCGACGACCTCATGCGCGAGTGCGGACTGGACGAACGGGAAATCGAGTGGCGAAAGAATTTCATCAGTTTCGACGAGACCGACGCTCGTCGGCTCTCGGATCTGGAGTCGGTGTTTCGCGATCACTCGGAGCAGATCGCCGAGGACTTCTACGACAACCTCACCGCGTACGACCAGACGACCAACGTGATCGGCCGGTCGGAGAAGGGTATCGAGCAGCTAAAACGGACCCAGTCGGCCTATCTGGTCACGCTGGCCAGCGGCGACTACGGGCAAGACTACTTCCGCAACCGCGCCCGCGTCGGCAAACTCCACGACATGCTGGAGATGCCGATGAAACAGTACATCGGGCAGTACGGCGTCTACTACGACCTGCTCGTTCCGCTGTTGTTCGACCGCCTCGAAGACCGACTGGTCGATCGAGTGACCGACGAGACGGCGGCGACTGACGAGACGGCCGTCGAGGAGGCCGTGGAGTCGGCGCTCGACGTGAGTCGGGAGGAACTGCTCGCAGTCCTGCGAATCATCAACCTCGACATGCAGGTGGTGGCGGACACGTACATCCACTCCTACAGCCAGAAACTGGAGAACGCCCTCGACGAGCGCGAGCGCCTCATGGCCGAGGTCGAGCGTGATCTGGCCGAGCCGATGGGCGAGTTGCGCGACTCCGCGGAGGAAGTGGCCGAGCGGACGACCGCTATCGACGACCGGACGGACGAACAGGTCGACGCGATGTCCGACGTGGCGAGCGAGGTGTCGAACATGAGCGCGACGGTCGAGGAAATCGCGTCGACGGCGGACGAAGTGGCGTCGACCAGCGAGCGAGCGGAGGCGCTGGCTGCCGACGGTCGGGAGGCGGCGACCGAGTCCATCGAGGTGATGGAGCGGGTGAGCGAGTCCTCGCGCGACGCCGCGACCGATGTCGACGACCTCGAGGACCGGATCGACGAGATCGACGAGATCGTCGAGGTGATCAACGACATCGCGGATCAGACGAATCTGCTGGCGCTGAACGCGTCCATCGAGGCGGCACGGGCGGGCGAGGCGGGCGACGGCTTCGCGGTCGTCGCCGACGAGGTGAAAGGGCTCGCCGAGGAATCCCAGCGCCACGCGAGCGACATCGAGACGATGGTCACGGATATCAAAGCCGAGACGGCGGCGACGGTTGAGAGCCTCGAACGGACGACCGACGAGATCGATCAGGGAATGGCCCAGATCGAGGCGGCGATGACGAAGCTCCAAGAGATCGTCGACGCCGTTCGCGACGCCTCACAGGGAATCAGGGAAGTGTCCGAGGCGACGGACGATCAGGCCGCCTCGACCGAAGAGGTCGCCAGCATGATCGACCAACTCGTCGATCAGACCGAACGCGTGTCGGCGGAGATCGAAGGGGTCGCGGCGGCCAACGAGGAACAGACCGCCCGCATCCGCGACATCGACGAGACGATCCGACGGCTCGGCAACGACGAGACGGATCGCCCATCCGAGAGCGACGACGCGGTGAACCCCGGCGCTGCGAGCGTCAATCTTCAATAG
- a CDS encoding ZIP family metal transporter: protein MVVDSFTQLFGTNPVIHGLVGGVVIATLNLLGASLVFVWRDPSERALDGALGFAAGVMLAASFTSLIIPGIETYSNGNPLPVLFGVALGALFLDRSDVLVPHAHYLVSGGQRTDAAASAEGLPIDDERLAGVVLFVLAITLHNIPEGLAVGVGFGSGDLSTAIPLMLAIGIQNVPEGLAVSVAAINAGLDRRAYAVFAGVRSGVVEIPLAVFGAYAVGTVSTLLPYAMGFAAGAMLFVISDEIVPETHTHGNERIATLGTLLGVIVMLYLDISLG, encoded by the coding sequence GTGGTAGTCGACAGCTTCACCCAGTTGTTCGGCACCAATCCGGTGATCCACGGCCTCGTCGGCGGCGTCGTCATCGCGACACTCAACCTCCTCGGCGCGTCGCTCGTCTTCGTCTGGCGGGATCCCTCGGAACGAGCGCTCGATGGGGCGCTCGGCTTCGCCGCCGGCGTCATGCTCGCGGCCAGTTTCACGAGCCTCATCATCCCCGGTATCGAGACGTACTCGAACGGAAACCCGCTCCCCGTGCTGTTCGGCGTGGCGCTCGGCGCGCTCTTTCTGGATCGCTCGGACGTGTTGGTCCCCCACGCCCACTACCTCGTTTCGGGAGGACAGCGCACCGACGCCGCGGCATCCGCAGAGGGACTCCCCATCGACGACGAACGCCTCGCCGGCGTCGTCCTCTTCGTCCTCGCGATCACCCTGCACAACATACCGGAAGGGCTGGCGGTGGGCGTCGGGTTCGGGAGCGGCGACCTCAGTACGGCCATCCCGCTGATGCTCGCTATCGGCATCCAGAACGTGCCGGAAGGATTGGCCGTCTCCGTGGCGGCGATCAACGCCGGCCTGGATCGCCGCGCCTACGCCGTGTTCGCGGGAGTCCGGTCCGGTGTGGTCGAGATTCCGCTGGCGGTGTTCGGGGCGTACGCCGTCGGTACCGTCTCGACGCTGCTCCCCTACGCGATGGGGTTCGCCGCGGGTGCGATGCTCTTTGTCATCAGCGACGAAATCGTCCCGGAGACGCACACACACGGGAACGAGCGGATCGCGACCCTCGGGACGCTCCTCGGCGTCATCGTAATGCTCTATCTCGATATTTCGCTCGGCTAA
- a CDS encoding DUF7560 family zinc ribbon protein yields MSGGGDLTFHCPDCGEAMAVNEPMREALLDHGCVVCGTSVSRSAFSVDAE; encoded by the coding sequence ATGAGCGGGGGCGGAGATCTCACCTTCCACTGTCCGGACTGTGGAGAGGCCATGGCGGTGAACGAGCCGATGCGGGAGGCGTTGCTCGATCACGGCTGTGTCGTCTGTGGAACGTCGGTTTCGAGGAGCGCGTTCTCCGTCGACGCCGAATGA
- a CDS encoding pyridoxamine 5'-phosphate oxidase family protein has translation MTVEQQTVMTGAETDALLERRETGVLALARTDEPYAVPVSYGYDADVRRFCMRLVSTPDSEKRRFLTDSPRVRFVVYEEEETTYRSAVANGRLERVPRTELTPEHIERYGAAKRPLFEMWGEEKVDLDIQLYELDPDELSGRRIDVDDE, from the coding sequence ATGACCGTCGAGCAACAGACCGTGATGACGGGCGCCGAAACCGACGCCCTCCTCGAACGCCGTGAAACGGGGGTGCTGGCGCTCGCTCGTACTGACGAGCCGTACGCGGTCCCAGTTTCGTACGGATACGACGCCGACGTTCGGCGGTTCTGTATGCGACTGGTGTCCACGCCGGATAGTGAGAAGCGCCGGTTTCTCACCGATTCCCCACGAGTCCGGTTCGTCGTGTACGAAGAGGAGGAAACGACCTATCGGAGCGCCGTCGCGAACGGTCGGCTCGAACGCGTCCCCCGGACCGAACTCACGCCCGAACACATCGAGCGGTACGGCGCGGCGAAGCGCCCGCTGTTCGAGATGTGGGGCGAGGAGAAAGTCGACCTCGACATCCAGTTGTACGAACTCGATCCCGACGAACTGAGTGGGCGGCGGATCGACGTCGACGACGAATAG
- a CDS encoding helix-turn-helix domain-containing protein, with protein MSSGIRAELRVDADGTCPVASTAADAGTSTFSVSRGVASESSGTVTEEFMLDRADAATHATDDIDAVFTYGSKTVYRFSRERGRGCPCECIEQFDCPVVDVHTRDGMLYLVFHAADIEALQNIITTLQETFPNVDIRRLLRTHGDQSNHDLVFVDRGRLTERQREVLATAHRMGYFERPKGANAGEVAETLDISRSTFTEHLAAAQTKLLDAILAE; from the coding sequence ATGAGTTCCGGCATCCGCGCGGAACTGCGGGTCGACGCCGACGGAACGTGTCCCGTCGCGTCGACGGCGGCCGACGCCGGCACGTCCACCTTCTCCGTGTCGAGAGGTGTTGCCTCCGAGTCGTCGGGGACGGTGACTGAGGAGTTCATGCTCGACCGCGCGGACGCCGCCACCCACGCGACCGACGACATCGACGCCGTGTTCACGTACGGCTCGAAGACCGTCTACCGGTTCAGCCGAGAGCGCGGTCGGGGCTGTCCGTGCGAGTGCATCGAGCAGTTCGACTGCCCCGTCGTCGACGTGCACACACGCGACGGCATGCTGTATCTGGTCTTTCACGCGGCCGACATCGAAGCGTTACAGAACATCATCACGACGCTCCAGGAGACGTTCCCGAACGTCGATATCCGTCGCCTCCTCCGGACGCACGGGGATCAATCCAATCACGACCTCGTCTTCGTCGACCGGGGACGACTCACGGAACGCCAGCGAGAAGTGCTGGCGACCGCGCACCGGATGGGCTACTTCGAACGCCCGAAAGGGGCGAACGCGGGCGAGGTGGCCGAGACCCTCGATATCTCACGGTCGACGTTCACCGAGCATCTGGCGGCCGCACAGACGAAACTCCTCGACGCCATTCTGGCGGAGTAG
- a CDS encoding winged helix-turn-helix domain-containing protein, which produces MAIATSARLEHPNRETTVEDDDDVNAILHALQDDDCRAVLEATDEESLSASELAETCDLPLSTTYRKLDALTEAGLLAERTRLCPDGKHASEYVRVVDEVLVDAGAGFELTITRRELPERDARIPQTA; this is translated from the coding sequence ATGGCTATCGCTACCTCCGCCCGCCTCGAACACCCGAACCGTGAGACGACCGTCGAGGACGACGACGACGTGAACGCAATTTTGCACGCACTGCAGGACGACGACTGCCGTGCAGTGCTGGAAGCGACCGACGAGGAGTCGCTGTCCGCGAGCGAACTCGCCGAGACCTGTGATCTGCCGCTCTCGACGACCTACCGAAAACTCGACGCGCTCACCGAGGCCGGACTGCTCGCCGAGCGGACACGTCTCTGTCCCGACGGCAAACACGCCAGCGAGTACGTGCGCGTGGTCGACGAGGTACTGGTCGACGCCGGCGCCGGATTCGAACTCACCATCACCCGCCGCGAACTCCCCGAGCGAGACGCCCGGATTCCCCAGACCGCGTGA
- a CDS encoding thiamine pyrophosphate-dependent dehydrogenase E1 component subunit alpha, which produces MPSVERLRALYADMVTARYYEERLQEEYLEGKQPAFDISAGPIPGELHLAAGQEAAAVGVCHHLRDDDVVTAPHRPHHVAIAKGIDLKRMTAEIFGRDTGLCSGKGGHMHLFDPDVNFACSGIIAEGCPPAVGAGLAAKKRNTDSVAVAYLGEGAIDQGGFFESLNFAAVHDLPVVFVVEDNDWAISMPQERVTDVESADTRADGFEMDGIRVDHDDAVAVYEAAAEAVGRARDGNGPTILSVQVHRRMGHFMGDPQSYRSDEDQEAALDRDSIERMEAHLRDHGLDDDDLGAVRAEAHQRVDDAIAWAKDQPKPDPDDAYEHVFTNPPSGVTDTEPDFDLAETGGEGE; this is translated from the coding sequence ATGCCATCCGTAGAACGACTCCGGGCGCTGTACGCCGATATGGTAACGGCGCGCTACTACGAGGAACGGCTACAGGAAGAGTACCTGGAGGGGAAACAGCCGGCGTTCGACATCTCGGCCGGTCCCATCCCCGGTGAACTCCATCTGGCGGCGGGGCAGGAGGCGGCCGCGGTCGGCGTCTGTCATCACCTGCGCGACGACGACGTGGTCACCGCACCGCACCGACCGCACCACGTCGCCATCGCGAAAGGCATCGATCTGAAGCGGATGACCGCGGAGATATTCGGCCGCGACACCGGGCTCTGTTCGGGGAAGGGCGGCCACATGCATCTGTTCGATCCCGACGTAAACTTCGCGTGTAGCGGTATCATCGCGGAGGGCTGTCCGCCCGCCGTCGGCGCCGGTCTCGCAGCGAAAAAGCGCAACACCGACAGCGTCGCAGTCGCGTATCTCGGCGAGGGCGCTATCGATCAGGGTGGGTTCTTCGAGTCGCTGAACTTCGCCGCCGTCCACGACCTGCCCGTCGTCTTCGTCGTCGAGGACAACGACTGGGCGATCAGCATGCCCCAAGAGCGCGTGACGGACGTCGAGAGCGCCGACACGCGCGCCGACGGGTTCGAGATGGACGGCATCCGGGTGGATCACGACGACGCCGTCGCCGTCTACGAGGCCGCCGCCGAGGCGGTCGGTCGCGCCCGCGATGGGAACGGCCCGACCATCCTCTCCGTGCAGGTCCACCGCCGGATGGGTCACTTCATGGGCGACCCGCAGAGTTACCGGTCCGACGAGGATCAGGAGGCGGCGCTGGACCGCGACTCCATCGAGCGCATGGAAGCCCACCTCCGGGACCACGGTCTCGACGACGACGACCTGGGCGCGGTACGGGCGGAGGCGCACCAGCGCGTCGACGACGCCATCGCGTGGGCGAAAGACCAGCCGAAACCCGACCCGGACGACGCGTACGAACACGTCTTCACCAATCCGCCGTCGGGCGTGACCGACACCGAACCGGACTTCGACCTCGCGGAGACGGGGGGTGAGGGAGAATGA
- a CDS encoding alpha-ketoacid dehydrogenase subunit beta, translating to MIDRELTMSRAIVEAIGSEMRENEEVFYMGEDVADYGGIFDSTQGLLEEFGYDRIMDVPISETAYLGAAVGAAQQGMRPIAELMFVDFFGVAMDQIYNQMAKNTYMSGGSVSVPMVMTTAVGGTYSDAAQHSQTLYGTFAHLPGMKVVVPSTAYDAKGLMHNAIRDDDPVVYMYHKRLMGLGWLPAPAGPKTPVPEEDYTIPFGKADVKREGSDVTVVTLGLHVHRALDAAESLADDGVDVEVIDLRTLVPLDRKTVVESVEKTGRLVVVDEDYRSFGLSGEIVSAVADEALDSLEAVERVAMPDVPIPYARELEHEVQPDASDIETAVRNVR from the coding sequence ATGATCGACCGCGAACTCACGATGAGTCGTGCCATCGTCGAGGCCATCGGCTCCGAGATGCGCGAGAACGAGGAGGTGTTCTACATGGGCGAGGACGTGGCCGACTACGGCGGCATCTTCGACAGCACGCAAGGGTTGCTGGAGGAGTTCGGCTACGACCGCATCATGGACGTGCCGATCAGCGAGACGGCCTACCTCGGCGCGGCCGTCGGCGCCGCCCAGCAAGGGATGCGCCCCATCGCGGAACTCATGTTCGTCGACTTCTTCGGCGTCGCGATGGACCAGATCTACAACCAGATGGCGAAGAACACGTACATGAGCGGCGGGTCGGTGAGCGTCCCCATGGTCATGACCACCGCCGTCGGCGGCACCTACAGCGACGCCGCCCAGCACTCCCAGACCCTCTACGGCACCTTCGCCCACCTGCCGGGGATGAAGGTGGTCGTCCCTTCGACCGCCTACGACGCCAAGGGGTTGATGCACAACGCCATCCGCGACGACGACCCGGTCGTCTACATGTACCACAAGCGCCTGATGGGCCTCGGATGGCTCCCTGCCCCCGCGGGGCCGAAGACGCCAGTCCCCGAAGAGGACTACACCATCCCCTTCGGCAAGGCGGACGTGAAACGCGAAGGGTCGGACGTGACGGTGGTGACGCTCGGCCTGCACGTCCACCGCGCGCTCGATGCCGCGGAATCGCTGGCCGACGACGGCGTCGACGTGGAGGTGATCGACCTCCGGACGCTCGTCCCCCTCGACCGGAAGACGGTGGTGGAGAGCGTCGAGAAAACCGGTCGCCTCGTCGTCGTCGACGAGGACTACCGCTCGTTCGGTCTGTCCGGCGAAATCGTCTCGGCCGTCGCCGACGAAGCACTCGACTCGCTGGAAGCGGTCGAGCGCGTGGCGATGCCCGACGTGCCCATCCCCTACGCTCGCGAACTGGAACACGAGGTGCAGCCGGACGCGAGTGATATCGAGACGGCCGTCCGTAACGTCCGATGA
- a CDS encoding biotin/lipoyl-containing protein: MSDDRVPVVADGAWTDDVDEEEGVVVNWFAKEGRRVTAGESLCEVQVEKVSVDIAAPTDGELVEIVRAENAEFTVGDTLAWIEPGEG; encoded by the coding sequence ATGAGCGACGACCGTGTACCCGTCGTCGCCGACGGCGCGTGGACCGACGACGTGGACGAGGAGGAGGGCGTCGTCGTCAACTGGTTCGCGAAGGAAGGCCGACGCGTCACGGCCGGCGAGAGCCTCTGTGAGGTGCAGGTCGAGAAGGTGAGTGTCGACATCGCCGCGCCGACGGACGGCGAACTCGTCGAAATCGTCCGCGCCGAGAACGCGGAGTTCACCGTCGGCGATACGCTGGCGTGGATCGAACCCGGGGAGGGGTGA
- a CDS encoding 2-oxo acid dehydrogenase subunit E2, giving the protein MADDAGTDGPAPRTLREERTPSPMRKTIANRLQESYREAVHVTVSREVDAEALVAAADDAGVSLTDVLLRALSDALAAHPAFNATFEDGTHRLYEEHNVGVAVAIEDGLVAPVVADVGGRSLDGIAAERERLTEAVQSGDYAMADLRGGTFTVSNLGPLDVDGFTPIINPPQIAILGVNRVQERARRDEDDVIFRRTLPLDLSFDHRVVDGADAARFLGTLAEGIESAGEYVDEG; this is encoded by the coding sequence GTGGCCGACGACGCCGGCACCGACGGCCCAGCCCCACGCACGCTCCGCGAGGAGCGCACGCCGAGTCCGATGCGCAAGACCATCGCGAACCGCCTGCAGGAGAGCTACCGCGAGGCCGTCCACGTGACGGTGAGTCGCGAGGTAGACGCCGAGGCGCTGGTGGCCGCCGCCGACGACGCGGGCGTCTCGCTCACGGACGTGTTGCTCCGCGCGCTCTCGGACGCGCTTGCGGCCCATCCGGCGTTCAACGCCACCTTCGAGGACGGTACCCACCGCCTCTACGAGGAGCACAATGTGGGCGTGGCCGTCGCCATCGAAGACGGCCTCGTCGCCCCCGTCGTCGCGGACGTGGGCGGCCGGTCGCTCGACGGTATCGCGGCCGAGCGCGAGCGACTGACCGAGGCCGTCCAGAGCGGCGACTACGCGATGGCCGACCTCCGGGGTGGCACCTTCACCGTCTCGAATCTGGGGCCGCTCGACGTCGACGGATTCACCCCGATCATCAACCCGCCACAGATCGCCATTCTCGGAGTGAACCGCGTGCAGGAGCGCGCTCGCCGAGACGAGGACGACGTGATCTTCCGCCGCACGCTCCCCCTCGACCTGAGTTTCGATCACCGGGTCGTCGACGGCGCGGACGCCGCGCGCTTCCTCGGGACGCTCGCCGAAGGTATCGAGTCGGCAGGGGAGTACGTCGACGAGGGGTAA
- a CDS encoding sodium:calcium antiporter — protein sequence MTLATGVWYAAVAVASTAVIWKGSGFLDEASKRLARYYGVPPIIRGAVIAAVGSSMPELSSTVLATLVHGQFDLGVGAIVGSAVFNILVIPAVSTLSRRQELEASRELVYKEAQFYMLAVSILLLTFAFAVIYVPVGNERLVGTMTRPLALVPVGLYGLYVFIQYQDLADHDGEPLESVAVGRRWLELLLGLALIVVAVEGLVRAAIGFGDLLGTPSFVWGLVIVAAGTSLPDLFVSLRAANDGAEGGVTSIANVLGSNTFDLLVAVPAGILIAGAAPIDFAAAVPMMACLTIATLVLFTLLRTDLSLTNGEAYTLLAAYAAFVGWIVLETAGVSGVLPNV from the coding sequence ATGACCCTCGCGACCGGGGTGTGGTACGCCGCCGTCGCCGTCGCGTCGACTGCCGTCATCTGGAAAGGGAGTGGCTTTCTCGACGAGGCGAGCAAGCGACTGGCGCGTTACTACGGCGTCCCGCCGATCATCCGAGGGGCGGTGATTGCGGCTGTCGGGTCGAGCATGCCGGAACTGTCGAGCACCGTCCTCGCGACGCTCGTCCACGGCCAGTTCGACCTCGGTGTCGGCGCCATCGTCGGCTCGGCCGTGTTCAACATCCTCGTCATTCCGGCGGTCAGCACGCTCTCACGCCGGCAGGAACTCGAGGCGAGTCGCGAACTCGTCTACAAGGAGGCGCAGTTCTACATGCTCGCGGTGTCGATCCTCCTCCTGACGTTCGCCTTCGCGGTCATCTACGTGCCGGTCGGCAACGAGCGACTCGTGGGAACGATGACCCGGCCGCTCGCGCTCGTCCCCGTCGGTCTCTATGGCCTCTACGTCTTCATCCAGTATCAGGACCTCGCGGACCACGACGGGGAGCCGCTGGAGTCGGTCGCGGTCGGTCGGCGGTGGCTGGAACTGTTGCTCGGTCTCGCCCTGATCGTCGTCGCCGTCGAGGGACTGGTCCGGGCCGCCATCGGCTTCGGCGACCTGCTCGGCACGCCGAGTTTCGTCTGGGGCCTCGTCATCGTCGCCGCGGGGACGAGCCTCCCCGACCTGTTCGTGAGCCTTCGCGCCGCCAACGACGGGGCGGAGGGTGGCGTCACCAGCATCGCCAACGTCCTCGGGAGCAACACGTTCGACCTGCTGGTCGCGGTGCCCGCGGGCATCCTGATCGCCGGCGCCGCCCCCATCGACTTCGCCGCCGCCGTCCCGATGATGGCCTGTCTGACTATCGCGACGCTCGTCCTCTTCACCCTGCTTCGGACCGACCTGTCGCTCACCAACGGGGAAGCCTACACACTGCTCGCGGCGTACGCTGCCTTCGTCGGCTGGATCGTCCTCGAAACCGCCGGCGTGAGCGGCGTGTTGCCGAACGTTTAG
- a CDS encoding potassium channel family protein, which translates to MSHTKRIIVAGGGRVGLRTARELADRGHEIVLIEKESAQSDRVADERVAMVIEGDATSPAILEQADPERADAIAALTDEAGTNLAICLAARQVAPNIRTLARTDAGTEDAYDEIADATILPQELSAATAADILSGEEVRTIIGDHHDLEILEIEVGEGAPVAGHTLDEISLPSGSLVISDRDRTRIARADTELQAGERYIVGVESGVVEEVLSLFRG; encoded by the coding sequence ATGTCACACACGAAGCGTATCATCGTCGCGGGCGGCGGACGCGTCGGCCTCCGGACGGCGCGCGAACTCGCCGACCGCGGCCACGAGATTGTGCTGATCGAGAAGGAGTCGGCGCAGTCGGATCGGGTGGCCGACGAACGCGTCGCCATGGTCATCGAGGGCGACGCCACGTCGCCTGCGATCCTCGAACAGGCCGACCCGGAGCGAGCCGACGCTATCGCCGCGCTGACGGACGAAGCCGGGACGAATCTGGCCATCTGTCTCGCGGCCCGACAGGTCGCCCCCAACATCCGAACGCTGGCCCGCACCGACGCCGGCACCGAAGACGCCTACGACGAAATCGCCGACGCCACGATCCTCCCGCAGGAGTTGAGCGCCGCGACGGCCGCCGACATCCTCTCCGGGGAGGAGGTGCGGACCATCATCGGCGACCACCACGACCTCGAAATCCTGGAGATCGAAGTCGGTGAGGGCGCGCCGGTCGCGGGGCACACGCTCGACGAGATCAGCCTCCCGAGCGGCAGCCTCGTCATCTCGGATCGGGACCGCACCCGTATCGCCCGGGCCGACACCGAACTGCAGGCCGGCGAGCGGTACATCGTCGGCGTGGAGTCGGGCGTCGTCGAGGAAGTGCTGTCCCTCTTCCGCGGGTAG